A section of the Falco peregrinus isolate bFalPer1 chromosome 3, bFalPer1.pri, whole genome shotgun sequence genome encodes:
- the TNFRSF8 gene encoding tumor necrosis factor receptor superfamily member 8 isoform X2 has protein sequence MAACSLAQGLCLLLLLQDIQTAPQTSLAPSHSCDTLENWFYDETSRSCCYKCPSGYVKKKACPRDPDEDCMTCGPEQYVNEELGKPQCDACVLCAKESELVEKKPCSFNSSRVCECRPGLFCQMAVKNTCLRCQQHAVCKPGFGVKVRGTSTNDVTCEECPSGTFSDQSSSTDVCKPHTNCAKLNKVAVSEGNATHDQVCLDQLPTYLIPSTLSVRFSNETNNSDLRRFEESLVTIASILLSATTTENPSSTPEEKALAGTFPTSAKEGMTTGGLVLWGVVLSVIVLLVGMLLFWKRKVCKKRILILKAKPHLQSVSSHKSGLGSQGSDLANKCAIILTTDSRPEEEELIDRTLPLETNNNLVSSTEKACGPHLSLTDLTQSNGNAPDCPIDSRVRDHTNNRIEVPSGKNCAARGCESNVDAQESMEEELAMHYPEQETESFPGNDVTVPVEEEGKEFHHPTTATEKW, from the exons atggctgcctgcagcctggcacaaGGACTGTGCCTCCTACTGCTTCTCCAGGATATCCAGACAGCCCCACAG ACATCACTAGCCCCATCTCATTCCTGTGATACACTTGAGAATTGGTTCTATGATGAAACTTCACGAAGCTGCTGTTACAAGTGTCCCTCAG gctatgttaaaaagaaagcatgtccTAGGGACCCAGATGAGGACTGCATGACATGTGGACCTGAACAATATGTGAATGAAGAATTAGGAAAGCCACAATGTGACGCTTGTGTATTATGTGCAAAAG AGTCTGAGCTCGTGGAGAAAAAGCCCTGCTCCTTCAATTCTAGCCGCGTGTGTGAGTGCCGACCAGGCTTGTTCTGTCAAATGGCTGTCAAGAACACTTGCTTGCGATGCCAGCAGCACGCTGTTTGCAAGCCTGGTTTTGGAGTCAAAGTCAGAG gcACCTCCACAAACGATGTTACTTGTGAAGAGTGCCCTTCTGGGACCTTCTCTGATCAAAGTTCCAGCACTGACGTCTGCAAGCCCCACACAAA CTGTGCCAAGTTAAACAAAGTAGCAGTAAGTGAAGGAAATGCCACACATGATCAGGTTTGCCTGGACCAATTGCCCACCTACCTCATCCCAAGCACTTTGTCCGTGAGATTCAGCAATGAAACAAATAACTCTGACCTCAGGAGGTTTGAGGAGAGCCTGGTGACCATTGCGAGTATCCTTTTAAGTGCCACCACAACTGAAAATCCCAGTTCAACTCCTGAGGAGAAAGCTCTGGCTGGCACTTTTCCCACCTCAGCCAAGGAGGGGATGACGACGGGAG GTCTAGTTCTTTGGGGAGTGGTTCTCTCTGTGATAGTGCTACTTGTGGGCATGCTGTTATTTTGGAAACGGAAGGTTTGCAAGAAGCGGATCCTCATTCTCAAAGCAAAGC CACATCTGCAATCTGTCAGTTCACACAAATCTGGGCTCGGCTCTCAAG GTTCTGACCTAGCAAACAAATGTGCA ATCATACTGACTACTGACAGTAGGCCAGAAGAGGAGGAGTTAATTGACAGGACCCTCCCTTTGGAAACGAACAATAACTTGgtctccagcacagaaaaagcatgtgGTCCTCACCTGAGTCTGACTGACCTGACACAGAGCAATGGAAATGCCCCAGATTGCCCTATTGATTCCCGAGTGAGAGACCACACGAATAATCGAATTG AAGTGCCTAGTGGCAAGAACTGTGCTGCTAGAGGATGTGAAAGTAATGTTGATGCCCAGGAAAGCATGGAAGAGGAACTGGCAATGCACTATCCAgagcaggaaacagaatctTTTCCAGGGAATGACGTAACGGTTCctgtggaagaggaaggaaaggaatttCACCACCCCACCACTGCCACTGAAAAATGGTAA
- the TNFRSF8 gene encoding tumor necrosis factor receptor superfamily member 8 isoform X1: MAACSLAQGLCLLLLLQDIQTAPQTSLAPSHSCDTLENWFYDETSRSCCYKCPSGYVKKKACPRDPDEDCMTCGPEQYVNEELGKPQCDACVLCAKESELVEKKPCSFNSSRVCECRPGLFCQMAVKNTCLRCQQHAVCKPGFGVKVRGTSTNDVTCEECPSGTFSDQSSSTDVCKPHTNCAKLNKVAVSEGNATHDQVCLDQLPTYLIPSTLSVRFSNETNNSDLRRFEESLVTIASILLSATTTENPSSTPEEKALAGTFPTSAKEGMTTGGLVLWGVVLSVIVLLVGMLLFWKRKVCKKRILILKAKPHLQSVSSHKSGLGSQGSDLANKCAIILTTDSRPEEEELIDRTLPLETNNNLVSSTEKACGPHLSLTDLTQSNGNAPDCPIDSRVRDHTNNRIEKIYIMKADTVIVGSVSEVPSGKNCAARGCESNVDAQESMEEELAMHYPEQETESFPGNDVTVPVEEEGKEFHHPTTATEKW, encoded by the exons atggctgcctgcagcctggcacaaGGACTGTGCCTCCTACTGCTTCTCCAGGATATCCAGACAGCCCCACAG ACATCACTAGCCCCATCTCATTCCTGTGATACACTTGAGAATTGGTTCTATGATGAAACTTCACGAAGCTGCTGTTACAAGTGTCCCTCAG gctatgttaaaaagaaagcatgtccTAGGGACCCAGATGAGGACTGCATGACATGTGGACCTGAACAATATGTGAATGAAGAATTAGGAAAGCCACAATGTGACGCTTGTGTATTATGTGCAAAAG AGTCTGAGCTCGTGGAGAAAAAGCCCTGCTCCTTCAATTCTAGCCGCGTGTGTGAGTGCCGACCAGGCTTGTTCTGTCAAATGGCTGTCAAGAACACTTGCTTGCGATGCCAGCAGCACGCTGTTTGCAAGCCTGGTTTTGGAGTCAAAGTCAGAG gcACCTCCACAAACGATGTTACTTGTGAAGAGTGCCCTTCTGGGACCTTCTCTGATCAAAGTTCCAGCACTGACGTCTGCAAGCCCCACACAAA CTGTGCCAAGTTAAACAAAGTAGCAGTAAGTGAAGGAAATGCCACACATGATCAGGTTTGCCTGGACCAATTGCCCACCTACCTCATCCCAAGCACTTTGTCCGTGAGATTCAGCAATGAAACAAATAACTCTGACCTCAGGAGGTTTGAGGAGAGCCTGGTGACCATTGCGAGTATCCTTTTAAGTGCCACCACAACTGAAAATCCCAGTTCAACTCCTGAGGAGAAAGCTCTGGCTGGCACTTTTCCCACCTCAGCCAAGGAGGGGATGACGACGGGAG GTCTAGTTCTTTGGGGAGTGGTTCTCTCTGTGATAGTGCTACTTGTGGGCATGCTGTTATTTTGGAAACGGAAGGTTTGCAAGAAGCGGATCCTCATTCTCAAAGCAAAGC CACATCTGCAATCTGTCAGTTCACACAAATCTGGGCTCGGCTCTCAAG GTTCTGACCTAGCAAACAAATGTGCA ATCATACTGACTACTGACAGTAGGCCAGAAGAGGAGGAGTTAATTGACAGGACCCTCCCTTTGGAAACGAACAATAACTTGgtctccagcacagaaaaagcatgtgGTCCTCACCTGAGTCTGACTGACCTGACACAGAGCAATGGAAATGCCCCAGATTGCCCTATTGATTCCCGAGTGAGAGACCACACGAATAATCGAATTG aaaaAATATACATCATGAAGGCTGACACTGTTATTGTGGGGTCCGTTTCAGAAGTGCCTAGTGGCAAGAACTGTGCTGCTAGAGGATGTGAAAGTAATGTTGATGCCCAGGAAAGCATGGAAGAGGAACTGGCAATGCACTATCCAgagcaggaaacagaatctTTTCCAGGGAATGACGTAACGGTTCctgtggaagaggaaggaaaggaatttCACCACCCCACCACTGCCACTGAAAAATGGTAA
- the TNFRSF8 gene encoding tumor necrosis factor receptor superfamily member 8 isoform X3, giving the protein MAACSLAQGLCLLLLLQDIQTAPQTSLAPSHSCDTLENWFYDETSRSCCYKCPSESELVEKKPCSFNSSRVCECRPGLFCQMAVKNTCLRCQQHAVCKPGFGVKVRGTSTNDVTCEECPSGTFSDQSSSTDVCKPHTNCAKLNKVAVSEGNATHDQVCLDQLPTYLIPSTLSVRFSNETNNSDLRRFEESLVTIASILLSATTTENPSSTPEEKALAGTFPTSAKEGMTTGGLVLWGVVLSVIVLLVGMLLFWKRKVCKKRILILKAKPHLQSVSSHKSGLGSQGSDLANKCAIILTTDSRPEEEELIDRTLPLETNNNLVSSTEKACGPHLSLTDLTQSNGNAPDCPIDSRVRDHTNNRIEKIYIMKADTVIVGSVSEVPSGKNCAARGCESNVDAQESMEEELAMHYPEQETESFPGNDVTVPVEEEGKEFHHPTTATEKW; this is encoded by the exons atggctgcctgcagcctggcacaaGGACTGTGCCTCCTACTGCTTCTCCAGGATATCCAGACAGCCCCACAG ACATCACTAGCCCCATCTCATTCCTGTGATACACTTGAGAATTGGTTCTATGATGAAACTTCACGAAGCTGCTGTTACAAGTGTCCCTCAG AGTCTGAGCTCGTGGAGAAAAAGCCCTGCTCCTTCAATTCTAGCCGCGTGTGTGAGTGCCGACCAGGCTTGTTCTGTCAAATGGCTGTCAAGAACACTTGCTTGCGATGCCAGCAGCACGCTGTTTGCAAGCCTGGTTTTGGAGTCAAAGTCAGAG gcACCTCCACAAACGATGTTACTTGTGAAGAGTGCCCTTCTGGGACCTTCTCTGATCAAAGTTCCAGCACTGACGTCTGCAAGCCCCACACAAA CTGTGCCAAGTTAAACAAAGTAGCAGTAAGTGAAGGAAATGCCACACATGATCAGGTTTGCCTGGACCAATTGCCCACCTACCTCATCCCAAGCACTTTGTCCGTGAGATTCAGCAATGAAACAAATAACTCTGACCTCAGGAGGTTTGAGGAGAGCCTGGTGACCATTGCGAGTATCCTTTTAAGTGCCACCACAACTGAAAATCCCAGTTCAACTCCTGAGGAGAAAGCTCTGGCTGGCACTTTTCCCACCTCAGCCAAGGAGGGGATGACGACGGGAG GTCTAGTTCTTTGGGGAGTGGTTCTCTCTGTGATAGTGCTACTTGTGGGCATGCTGTTATTTTGGAAACGGAAGGTTTGCAAGAAGCGGATCCTCATTCTCAAAGCAAAGC CACATCTGCAATCTGTCAGTTCACACAAATCTGGGCTCGGCTCTCAAG GTTCTGACCTAGCAAACAAATGTGCA ATCATACTGACTACTGACAGTAGGCCAGAAGAGGAGGAGTTAATTGACAGGACCCTCCCTTTGGAAACGAACAATAACTTGgtctccagcacagaaaaagcatgtgGTCCTCACCTGAGTCTGACTGACCTGACACAGAGCAATGGAAATGCCCCAGATTGCCCTATTGATTCCCGAGTGAGAGACCACACGAATAATCGAATTG aaaaAATATACATCATGAAGGCTGACACTGTTATTGTGGGGTCCGTTTCAGAAGTGCCTAGTGGCAAGAACTGTGCTGCTAGAGGATGTGAAAGTAATGTTGATGCCCAGGAAAGCATGGAAGAGGAACTGGCAATGCACTATCCAgagcaggaaacagaatctTTTCCAGGGAATGACGTAACGGTTCctgtggaagaggaaggaaaggaatttCACCACCCCACCACTGCCACTGAAAAATGGTAA